A stretch of Mytilus edulis chromosome 11, xbMytEdul2.2, whole genome shotgun sequence DNA encodes these proteins:
- the LOC139494246 gene encoding uncharacterized protein — translation MAREIKDETNTESPKQGITKQFWRYVKSRKQESSGVSTLNVDGQIKEDNTSKAEALNNQFQSVFTEEDMASFPNMGPSTINKINDIKIEEKGIAKLLKQLNINKASGPDKISCRILKETADEISPYLKHIFERSLCLKQVPHDWTTANITALFKKGDRSKPVNYRPVSLT, via the exons atggctagag AAATTAAGGATGAAACCAATACTGAGTCGCCTAAGCAGGGAATCACCAAGCAGTTTTGGAGATATGTAAAGTCAAGAAAACAGGAGAGTAGTGGTGTATCAACACTCAATGTAGATGGACAAATTAAGGAAGACAATACATCCAAAGCAGAAGCACTTAACAACCAATTCCAGTCTGTTTTTACAGAGGAAGACATGGCTTCTTTTCCAAACATGGGACCTAGTACCATCAATAAGATTAACGACATCAAAATTGAAGAAAAGGGAATAGCAAAACTACTAAAACAACTAAATATCAATAAAGCTAGTGGTCCAGATAAAATATCTTGCAGAATATTAAAGGAAACAGCTGATGAAATATCACCTTATCTGAAACATATATTTGAAAGATCATTATGTCTAAAACAAGTCCCTCACGATTGGACTACTGCAAACATAACAGCACTTTTCAAGAAAGGAGATAGATCAAAACCAGTAAATTATAGACCGGTATCGCTTACATAA